In a genomic window of Enterobacter asburiae:
- the gudP gene encoding galactarate/glucarate/glycerate transporter GudP, translating into MSTLSHAASSAEKRTNARYWIVVMLFIVTSFNYGDRATLSIAGSEMAKDIGLDPVGMGYVFSAFSWAYVIGQIPGGWLLDRFGSKRVYFWSIFIWSAFTLLQGFVDIFSGFGIIVALFTLRFLVGLAEAPSFPGNSRIVAAWFPAQERGTAVAIFNSAQYFATVIFAPIMGWLTHEVGWSHVFFFMGGLGIVISFIWLKVIHEPNQHPGVNKKELEYIAEGGALINMDQKSEKAKVPFSQKWAQIKQLVGSRMMIGIYLGQYCINALTYFFITWFPVYLVQARGMSILKAGFVASVPAICGFIGGVLGGVISDWLMRRTGSLNIARKTPIVLGMLLSMTMVFCNYVSAEWMIIGFMAMAFFGKGIGALGWAVMADTAPKEISGLSGGLFNMFGNVSGIVTPIAIGYIVGTTGSFNGALIYVGVHALVAVLSYLVLVGDIKRVELKPVGERG; encoded by the coding sequence ATGAGTACATTAAGCCACGCAGCGAGCAGCGCTGAAAAGCGCACCAATGCCCGCTACTGGATAGTGGTGATGCTGTTTATCGTCACGTCCTTTAACTATGGTGACCGCGCCACGCTGTCGATTGCCGGCTCGGAAATGGCAAAAGACATCGGCCTTGATCCGGTGGGCATGGGTTACGTTTTCTCTGCATTCTCATGGGCCTACGTCATCGGCCAAATTCCTGGCGGCTGGCTGCTGGACCGCTTTGGCTCTAAACGCGTCTATTTCTGGTCCATTTTTATCTGGTCTGCTTTTACCCTTTTGCAGGGTTTCGTCGATATCTTCAGCGGCTTCGGCATTATCGTGGCGCTCTTTACGCTGCGCTTCCTGGTGGGCCTGGCGGAAGCACCTTCCTTCCCGGGCAACAGCCGCATTGTCGCGGCCTGGTTCCCGGCGCAGGAGAGGGGAACGGCGGTGGCAATTTTTAACTCCGCCCAGTATTTCGCGACGGTGATCTTTGCGCCCATTATGGGCTGGTTGACGCATGAGGTGGGCTGGTCGCACGTTTTCTTCTTCATGGGCGGGCTTGGGATCGTCATCAGCTTTATCTGGCTGAAAGTGATCCACGAACCCAACCAGCACCCTGGCGTGAACAAAAAAGAGCTGGAGTACATTGCCGAGGGCGGGGCGCTGATCAATATGGATCAGAAGTCCGAGAAAGCAAAAGTCCCGTTCAGCCAGAAATGGGCGCAGATCAAACAGCTCGTCGGCTCGCGCATGATGATCGGTATCTATCTCGGCCAGTACTGTATCAACGCCTTAACCTACTTCTTTATCACCTGGTTCCCGGTTTACCTGGTGCAGGCGCGCGGCATGTCGATCCTGAAGGCGGGGTTTGTCGCCTCGGTCCCGGCAATCTGCGGCTTCATCGGCGGCGTGCTTGGCGGGGTAATTTCCGACTGGCTGATGCGCCGTACGGGGTCGCTGAATATCGCGCGGAAAACGCCGATCGTGCTCGGCATGCTGCTCTCCATGACCATGGTGTTCTGTAACTACGTCAGCGCCGAGTGGATGATTATCGGCTTTATGGCGATGGCCTTCTTCGGCAAAGGCATTGGCGCGCTGGGCTGGGCGGTGATGGCGGATACTGCGCCAAAAGAGATTAGCGGCCTGAGCGGCGGCCTGTTCAATATGTTCGGCAACGTTTCCGGGATTGTCACGCCAATCGCTATCGGCTACATCGTCGGCACCACGGGGTCTTTCAACGGCGCGCTGATCTACGTCGGCGTGCATGCTCTGGTGGCGGTTCTGAGCTACCTCGTGCTGGTAGGCGATATCAAACGCGTCGAACTTAAACCTGTTGGGGAGCGCGGCTGA